One Setaria italica strain Yugu1 chromosome II, Setaria_italica_v2.0, whole genome shotgun sequence DNA segment encodes these proteins:
- the LOC101769425 gene encoding E3 ubiquitin-protein ligase EL5, whose translation MAKLPRREVVKGEALDDCAVCITELKAGDTARVLPRCGHGFHVDCVDMWLRSHSTCPLCRCPAVDEPPLHPVLPAVPTPEADPESPNFPTNVLFFGSQDEVSTGRSQQQSTAMATPPPPQEHVAAAAVDEAARPCGLRRLIGCGGASPPPQQPHLHHHHQHEDADGDIEMGLAAGESSASRPVKPPQPGS comes from the coding sequence ATGGCCAAGCTGCCGCGCCGGGAGGTGGTCAAAGGCGAGGCGCTCGACGACTGCGCCGTCTGCATCACGGAGCTCAAGGCCGGGGACACGGCGCGGGTGCTGCCGCGCTGCGGCCACGGGTTCCACGTCGACTGCGTCGACATGTGGCTCCGCTCCCACTCCACCTGCCCGCTCTGCCGGTGCCccgccgtcgacgagccgcccCTGCACCCCGTGCTGCCCGCCGTGCCCACGCCGGAGGCCGACCCGGAGTCCCCCAACTTCCCCACCAACGTGCTCTTCTTCGGCTCCCAGGACGAGGTCAGCACCGGTCGCTCGCAGCAGCAGTCAACGGCCATGGCGACGCCTCCCCCACCGCAAGAacacgtcgccgccgctgccgtcgatgaggcggcgcggccgtgcggGCTGCGGAGGCTGATTGGGTGTGGCGGCGCGTCGCCGCCCCCTCAGCAGCCGCAtcttcaccaccaccaccaacacgAAGACGCGGACGGGGACATCGAGATGGGCCTCGCCGCTGGCGAGAGCAGCGCGTCGCGGCCGGTGAAGCCGCCGCAGCCCGGTTCCTGA